One Campylobacter sp. RM16192 genomic region harbors:
- a CDS encoding ATP-dependent helicase: MPLSRLNSDQYSAATAPFGHNLIIASAGTGKTSTIVARIAHLLNLGVNPSKILLLTFTNKASSEMIERLECYFDKKITSKITAGTFHSVSYSLLKSLEKNIVLKQPSELKTLLKSLVERRRFQHLGEAKAYGGAYLYDLYSLYQNSSNEESFYEWFKARNEEQAVYAEIYDDILNEFEQEKVKFGYADFNDLLIKMRNELRKGAPLKYDEILIDEYQDTNTLQGSLIDAFNTKSLFCVGDFDQSIYAFNGANIEIIGSFKDRFKDASIYALNINYRSSSSILALANKVISNNPRLYDKKLIVSREGNLPSPKLLVYDELFNQYSNIADIISNSKFSKENIAIIFRNNSSADGLEVALKERGISSKRKGGVSFFESREIRALMDIYAILINPKDIMAFIHVCEYAKGVGAALSKEMFDLIVKVGHGNLIDGFLNPDDKVNAFEKKKKNYQLGLFDEFSEIGEMSRFSKLKFSDKFFSHPILKMEKLNENAAIFLYEIYNFLLHARRLSRPNSLINEIKNSKIYSLIVDFLATKRATMKNGNIDEGLKTEAIEKIMAKVEILSELSKNYSDLEKFYNFITLGSNEMSEGEGVNLLSVHASKGLEFDQVFIVDLAQNRFPNLKLMGMGGSLEEERRLFYVAVTRARDELYLSYAKYDKIKRVTYQPSRFLIEAGMAKEKI, translated from the coding sequence TTTTGCTTTTAACCTTTACAAACAAGGCCTCAAGTGAGATGATAGAGAGGCTAGAGTGTTATTTTGACAAAAAAATTACTTCTAAAATTACTGCTGGCACATTTCACTCTGTATCTTACTCTCTTTTAAAATCTCTTGAAAAAAATATAGTATTAAAACAGCCAAGCGAGCTAAAAACTCTTTTAAAAAGTCTTGTGGAAAGGCGCAGATTTCAACATTTGGGCGAAGCTAAGGCGTATGGTGGAGCTTATCTATACGATCTATATTCACTTTATCAAAATTCAAGCAATGAAGAGAGTTTTTATGAGTGGTTTAAGGCTAGAAATGAAGAGCAGGCTGTATATGCTGAAATTTATGATGATATTTTAAATGAGTTTGAGCAAGAAAAGGTAAAATTTGGCTATGCGGATTTTAACGATCTGCTTATAAAAATGCGAAATGAGCTTAGAAAGGGAGCGCCTTTAAAATATGATGAAATTTTAATAGACGAATATCAGGATACAAATACCCTTCAAGGCTCTTTAATAGATGCGTTTAATACCAAAAGCTTATTTTGTGTAGGTGATTTTGATCAGAGTATATATGCCTTTAACGGTGCAAATATAGAGATAATCGGATCTTTTAAAGATAGGTTTAAAGATGCCAGTATCTATGCTTTAAATATAAATTACCGCAGTAGCTCAAGCATATTAGCCCTTGCAAATAAAGTTATCTCAAACAATCCTCGTTTGTATGATAAAAAACTGATTGTAAGCCGAGAGGGAAATTTACCATCACCAAAACTTCTTGTTTATGATGAGCTTTTTAATCAATATTCAAATATTGCCGACATAATATCAAATTCAAAATTTAGCAAAGAAAATATTGCAATAATTTTTCGTAACAACTCAAGTGCGGATGGGCTTGAGGTGGCTTTAAAAGAGCGAGGAATTAGTTCTAAGCGAAAAGGAGGGGTTAGTTTTTTTGAAAGCAGAGAGATAAGGGCTTTAATGGATATATACGCAATTTTAATAAACCCAAAAGATATTATGGCCTTTATTCATGTATGCGAATATGCTAAGGGCGTTGGAGCCGCTCTTAGTAAGGAGATGTTTGATCTGATTGTAAAAGTAGGGCACGGAAATTTGATAGACGGGTTTTTAAATCCTGACGATAAAGTAAATGCCTTTGAAAAAAAGAAAAAAAACTATCAATTAGGACTCTTTGACGAATTTAGTGAAATAGGTGAGATGTCAAGGTTTTCTAAGCTTAAATTTAGTGATAAATTTTTCTCTCATCCGATACTTAAAATGGAAAAATTAAATGAAAATGCGGCAATATTTTTGTATGAAATTTATAATTTTTTACTTCATGCAAGACGTCTTTCTAGACCAAATTCTTTAATCAACGAGATTAAAAATAGCAAAATTTACTCTCTTATAGTTGATTTTTTAGCTACCAAAAGAGCTACAATGAAAAATGGAAATATTGATGAGGGCTTAAAAACAGAAGCTATAGAAAAAATCATGGCTAAAGTTGAAATATTAAGTGAGCTTAGTAAAAACTACAGTGATTTGGAAAAATTTTATAACTTCATAACTCTTGGCAGCAATGAGATGAGCGAAGGAGAGGGTGTAAATTTACTAAGCGTACATGCTAGCAAGGGGCTTGAATTTGATCAGGTTTTTATAGTTGATCTTGCACAAAATCGCTTTCCAAATTTAAAGCTTATGGGTATGGGCGGAAGTTTGGAAGAGGAGAGAAGGCTGTTTTATGTTGCTGTTACTAGAGCAAGAGATGAGCTATATCTAAGCTATGCAAAATACGATAAGATAAAAAGAGTTACTTATCAACCAAGTAGATTTTTGATAGAAGCTGGAATGGCCAAGGAAAAAATATAA